The sequence AGACGTAACATATTGTTGCACCTCCTTATTTTTCAGAGATGGAAATATACTGACCATAATCCCGCTCAACGGTTTGTAAGGATACAACCATACCTTCCAATAATAATGACACTTTTTCTGAAAGTGATCGATCATTGATATCAGGTACCGTAACCTTCAAATAGCCGCCCTCATCACCGGCCTGATCAATATTTAATTCAATCTCACATAAAGCAAACACTGCATTGACAGCACCGAACGAGATACCAGATACAGCAGCACAAACTAAGTCATGCCCCTCTGGTCCACTGTCCGCGTGCCCTGTCAGACAAAATGATTTAATATGTGAATGCTCACGTACTATCGTCACTTTTATCATAAAGACAAAACCTTACGCATTGATTTTTTCAATTGTAAGTTTTGTGTATGGCTGACGGTGACCTTGTTTACGTGAATAGTTTTTCTTTGGTTTGTACTTGAAAACAGTAATTTTCTTTTGACGACCTTGTTTTTCTACTTTCGCAGTAACAGAAGCTCCGTCAACGAATGGCGTACCAAATTTAGCATCTTCTCCACCAACTGCAAGTACTTTATCAAATGTTACAGATTCACCAGCATCAGCAGCTAGCTTCTCAACGTAAATCACTTGACCTTCTTCTACTTTTACTTGTTTTCCACCAGTTTCAATAATAGCGTACATTCTCTGCACCTCCTCATAAACTCAGACTCGCCATACAGGTAGCAATACATGCTTTAAAAACCTGCTCTGTGCGGTTGCAGTAGCAACGGGTGCCACATAAACAACATGAAAATCTTATCATAATTCAGTATATCTTGTCAATGTCTAAATCCTTATGTTCTGCAATAAATAATTCAACGATTTCCTTACTGCCAGAACGGATTATCTGATAGCCAGTGATCGCATTATCTATGTAAACATATAGCTCTAATGTTAAAGGATCTGTATCACGAAAAGGACGCTCTTGCAGCATACGGTATACCTCCGGTTGACAGGCAACAACAAGCCCTTCGACACGCCGGTTAAATCCATATACTTCGCGTTCCAGCTGATATACATATGTACCCGCTGTCAAGTTATCTGTCGTTACCGTATGATTAGTTAAAAGCTGTAACAATCCTGTTCGTGCTCTTTTTCGAGTCATTTCCAGCAAGCCCAGCTTCGTAAATCCATACACCTCTGTTCGAACTGGATCTGATTGCAACATCGCAGTCATTTCTTTTATAATTTGCACTTCCTGCTTTCTGTTCATCTTTAGAAAATCAATGACAATAATCCCAGAGAGGTTTCGTTTACGAATTTCTTCTACACAATAACGGGCAGCACGTTGATTTATTTTAAAAATAGTAGCTTGTTTATTTTGACGACTGGAAAACCGGCTGCTGTTAATATCAATCACCGTTAACGCTTCCGTTTCTTCCACGATTAAAGAAATGCCGTCCTGCTTATCCACTTGAGGTTGAATGGCTTCTGTTAACCAACGATCGATGTGCTTTCCACTGATGTTATGCGGATCTTTTCGCAACGTCATAACTGTCGCAAGGTGTGGAAATTGTTGCTTCATGTTCTCAAGACTTCTTGGATCATCGAACGAAATTTCCGTAATTGCCTGACTCTGATAATAGTGAAGCATTTGATTCGGAACTAACGGGTCACGCCATAATAATGCTGGTGCTTTCACTTTATCCGCTAACCGCTTAAGATCATTCCATTGTACTCTCCTATTTGTTAATTCTTGCAAAATATCCTCTTCCGCCGCTTCCATAATTTCTGTTCTTAAAATTGCCCCTTCTACGTTATCCAGCGAAGGCGAGACCAATGCTTTCCACTCAACAGCCGCCTCCTCTGGTAATTTTTTTGAACTGGCAATATAGTTGCCTTTAGGTAAATAAACAAGATATTGACCCTGGATAGTAATATTTGCTGTTAATCTCGGACCTTTATCCTGATACGCTTCTTTCGTAATTTGCACGATGAGAGAAGCGCCTTCTGTTAGATAAGAGGAAAGCTTCTCGTCTTTCTTAACCCAAGGTACTTCACTTTTTGGCAGAAAGCCTACTTTATCGACTCCAATGTCGATGAAGGCCGCTTCTATACTTTCATCCACATTCCGGACTTTTCCTGCAAATATCGTCTGAAGTGTTGCCTCCTGTATACGTGGCCGATCAATAAAAATATCCATACAAGCATTGTCTTCGAACAGTAATCCGACCTTCTCGGTTAATCTTGTTGTAAAATGAATTTTTTTCATAAAAATCCTCTTTCTATCCACTCCGCATTTGCCCTAAACTGGCAGTAATATCTCTTCTGTCAAAAAAATCCCGCAAACAGTCTTTTTCTGAAACGATATACACATTTCCAACGCTATCAAACACACGAATGTGGTATGTCGTATCTCGCTTAAATAATCGAAATAAATCCAACAAGCGTAAATTAGTTGGTACATCGATTTCTATTTGTTTACGATAGTGCTCTTGCATCGTATATCTGTTCCACAAGAAGCGCCACCATTTATAATACCTTCGTTTCCATTCTAATCGATTTTCCCAAATTAAAAAAACAATAAGTAAAACAAAACTTAATGACAGCCACTCGCGCGCATAAACAAACAGACTTGTGATCACAATTGTACTAACTGAAATCACGATCATCCACTTATGAGATAATTGATAAGAACAGAAAGTATCAAGGCTAAGCTGTGTCAGCTTTCCCCCATCAAGCGGCCAAATCGGCAACAGATTTCCAATTAAAATAAAACTGTTATATTGATACGCCATTATCAGCGTCGTATCAGGAAGTGCGTTTCCTAATTCTAATAAAAATAAAAACAAATAAATAAATAAATGCATCACTGGACCAGCAATCGTTACCAACCATTCTTCCTTTAATGGCCTTGTCCCATACTCATCCGTTTCCATCACACCGCCAAATACCCATAAAAAAATGCGCTGTATTCGCCAATTAAAAATGCGAGCGCATGTATAATGTCCTAATTCATGCAGGAATACAATCAGGAAGATGATTGCAAATTCCACCAGCATCCCGGTCAGGATAGCAATGAACAGGAAAAAATAAAGAATCGGGTGGATGCGTACAGGTGGAAGATTACGGCTGCTCATCAACTTGAATCACCTGAATTGGATCTAAATATTGTTGATCCTTCTCAATAGCAAAGTACATCGCTTCCTGTGCTTCGGTTGGCTGGTAACTTCCTATCTGCTGGTTAGAACGAATTGATTGATATGAATGCACATTAATATTGGTTAAATGACCATAAATGGATTTACTGTTGTCCGCATGTTGGATGATAACAGTTTTTCCTGTTTCTCTGTCATTACCGGCAAATAATACGGTGCCAGCATCAACTGCGACCACTTCTGTTTCTTCCTTAGAAGAAATTAAAATCCCTTCCCCATTCTCCTGAAATGTCTGACTTACTTGTCCTGAAACAGGAAGTGCAGCAGGCTCGGCTGTTGCTTCCGTGCCTAAGTCGGTTTCCATCGCAAATGGTGCTCCAAACCTTGCTTGATACCATGCATTAACAGTAGCGAATGGAAATTCTTCATTCATCGCATAATTAATCCAGCTTTGTGGCTGCTCTAACCATTTACTCTCATTTCCAACAGATAAGACCATCATAAAAAATAGAATGGTAGCAATGAGACTTCGTATCAAAAATCGTTTCATGAAAGGTGATGCTTCACTTTGACGCTGATAACCGGAAAATGAGGGAGAGAATCCATGTCTTTCTTCATCTTCCATTTGTGACTGAGACAGGTATTGAAATTCTTTTAAAGGCATTCCTTTCGCATTAGGAATTTTCTTTTTTGTTTCTTTTCTTCTGTTAATGTTTTGACGGATTTTAGATAAATCGTTATTTTTCATCGGCACCCATTCCTTTTTCCAACGTTTGTACCAATATATGTGGACAACCCGCAGAATATGAAAAAGAGTTTGTCCGAAATGGACAAACTCTTTTTCAAGCCTTTTATTTTTTCATACCGAAGGCTTTCTTTACTTTATCTAATAAGGTAGGTTTCTCTTCTAATGATAATAACGGGACAGATTCCCCCAGAATTCGTCTGGCGATATTTCGATAAGCAATGGAAGCACGTGCATTCGGTTGAAATGCGACTGGTTCACCGTGATTAGATGCCTTAATTACGTCATCGTCATCCGCAATAATACCTAATAAATCAATCGATAATACTTGTACTATTTCATCAACTGACAGCATATCGCCATTTTTCATCATATGATTTCGAATCCGGTTAATAACGAGATTAGGAGGTTGGATCTCTTCTTGTTCGAGTAAACCGATAATACGATCCGCATCTCGAACACTCGACTTCTCAGGAGTAGTTACGACAATGGCCCGGTCTGCTCCGGCCACAGCATTTCGATACCCTTGTTCAATTCCAGCAGGACAATCGATTAGTATATAATCATAATCAGGCTTTAACACTTCGATAATCTCCTTCATGCCCTCTGGTGTCACTGCTGACTTATCGCTAGTCTGAGCAGCTGGCAGTAAAGATAAGCAATCAAAGCGCTTGTCTTTAATCAGTGCCTGCGAAACTTTGCAACGCTTCTCCAGTACATCAACGATATCATAGATGATTCGATTCTCCAGCCCCATTACCACATCTAAATTACGTAAACCAATATCCGTATCTACTAAACAAACTTTCTTATCTAGCAATGCTAATGAAGTACCTAGATTGGCCGTTGTCGTTGTTTTGCCAACGCCACCTTTACCTGAAGTAATAACGATTGCTTCACCCATTCATAACTCTCCTCTCAAAAGCATTCAATTCTGGTCGTGACTTTGCAATGGCATTGATTCGATCCATGACAATTTGTTCCCCATTTGCATTGATAAAACCACATTCCATTGGGACGCCTTCTGTATCTTTATCAGGCGAACGGCTAATCACTTCTGCTATTCGCAATTGACTAGGAGCCATGTAAGAAGCAGCTATTACTGCTTCCCGATTACCATTAACACCTGCATGAGCGATCCCTCTTAAGCTGCCAATGATAAAGACATTACCAGTAGCAATCACTTTTCCACCAGGATTGACATCGCCAATCAATAATAAATCGCCATGCACTTCTAACACTTGTCCAGAACGAATAATTTTATTATATAACTTAATATCTGTTTCATCTTTCCATTTTAATGCATCTTGTTTTAAAATGACATTTGACTCGATATGGTCTACAACCAATTTATTATGTTTTCGGATAATTTCTCTTAACAGCTGTTCTTGTTGATCCGTTATGTAACGATTACCGAGTTCTATTTTCACCGTGATGAGTGGTTCATCTGCAGCCATATATTTGTTGGTTAATATATGATCTAATTCATTAAGCAGTTCCTCCCATGAACACCGATCGTTCATCGAAAGGGTCAGACCGTCTCTCGTCCCTTTTATCATAATTAATTTATTCGCAGCCAATCCTATTCAACCCCTTAAAAACAAGCAATATCAGCTATCGATCCGATCTTTCAAACTTTATGACGGACCATCTGGTTAATCTCTTTGCCAACAATGCATACATGACAGCTCCTGTTATAACATTCCACAAAACTGTTGGTATGAGTCGATAACGCCAATATTCGTGCCAGCTTAGATCATGTACTTGAATTATATTATATAGGAAAAATATTAAAATGTCTGTAGCAGTTACAGCAATAACCGTCATAAGTAAAGCAATAATCAAATTAGATTGCAACATTTTCATTAGTATTCTTACACCATAAAGAATAACAGTATAAGCAAATACGTATACGCCAATCACATCTGTATAAATAATATCAATGATAAAACTAAATACAATCGATAATGTAATGGCATAAAACGTATTTTCTTTCTCGAAAAAAATCGTTACAAATATCAAAAAAACAAATAGAAAATGTGAAACTACTAACCAATCTTCCTTTACAAGAGGAAGATCCATCAGTGAGACGATACCTTCTAATATGACAAGCAAAAAACAGATCAGAGCAATCAGGTAAGGAATCATTCGTTTCATGAACCTTCCTCCTCCTCCGCTTGCTCATCTGTAGTTGTCATCGAACGATCAATGACAATAACATGATTTAGTTGACTTAAATCTGCTGATGGTTTCACATAGGCCACACTTGTAAGTTCATAGCGATCCGCTCGAATCTCAACTATTTCACCAATCTCCAGTCCTCTAGGAAAAACGCCTCCAAGTCCAGAAGAGAACACAAATTGTCCTTCCTTCAAGTCTTGATAATTTTCGTTCAGTTCCATCATTAATAATTCTGATTCATCATCATACCCTACAATAAAACCTGACATATCTGTTTCGGACTCTTCCTGATAGACATTAACAGAAATCCGATTCGATCTGTCAAAACCATTTAACAGCAATACAGTCGAGGTAAAAGGAGAACTGGATTGTACCTTTCCAATCATCCCTTTCCCGGTAATCACGGCCATGTTTGGTGCTACACCATCTTGCGTCCCTTTATTTATCGTAACCTGCTTAAACCATTGATCTTTACTTCTTGCGACAATGGATGCCTGAATCGATTGAAAGCTATCCAGAAAATCAGAATCAGTCTTATTTAAAACCTCTCTCAATTCAGTGATTTCTTTGCCTAATTCTTGATTTTCATATTCAAGCTGTCTTAACTCGTCAAGACTTGACTTAAGCTGTTGATTCTCTACGTATACATTTCGGATTTCTTTTATGTTGTTTGCAACTCCTGTCACAAACGTAATCGGCTTATTTATGACACCTGACGCCCATCCCGTTGTGTCATGGACAAAATCTTCAATCATTGTTAAGTTAGCACGATCTCGTAAGGAAAACCCAATCAAGCCGACGATGATAATTAACGAGATCATAAAAATAAACAGTCGCCTTTTTTTATAAAACATGATAACACCTTCTTAATCTGATAAGCGCTGCACTCCGACGTTCGGATGTGATTTGAAATGTTCAATATACTCTAATGATTTACCTGTTCCAATAGCTACACTATCCAGTGGTTCCTCCGCAACAAAGACAGGCATTTTCGTTTCATCACTAATGACTTCGTCTAAATCTTTTAACAGCGCACCGCCACCAGATAAGACAATCCCTCTATCCATAATATCTGCTGCAAGTTCTGGTGGTGTATTCTCTAACGTACTCTTTACTGCATCCACAATAGCATCTACAGTATCTTGTAATGCTGTCGTAATTTCAGAAGCTGAAATGCTGATAGTCTTAGGCAAGCCCGTCAATAAATCACGACCTCGAATATCCATTTGCGCA is a genomic window of Gracilibacillus salinarum containing:
- the minD gene encoding septum site-determining protein MinD; amino-acid sequence: MGEAIVITSGKGGVGKTTTTANLGTSLALLDKKVCLVDTDIGLRNLDVVMGLENRIIYDIVDVLEKRCKVSQALIKDKRFDCLSLLPAAQTSDKSAVTPEGMKEIIEVLKPDYDYILIDCPAGIEQGYRNAVAGADRAIVVTTPEKSSVRDADRIIGLLEQEEIQPPNLVINRIRNHMMKNGDMLSVDEIVQVLSIDLLGIIADDDDVIKASNHGEPVAFQPNARASIAYRNIARRILGESVPLLSLEEKPTLLDKVKKAFGMKK
- a CDS encoding site-2 protease family protein, which encodes MSSRNLPPVRIHPILYFFLFIAILTGMLVEFAIIFLIVFLHELGHYTCARIFNWRIQRIFLWVFGGVMETDEYGTRPLKEEWLVTIAGPVMHLFIYLFLFLLELGNALPDTTLIMAYQYNSFILIGNLLPIWPLDGGKLTQLSLDTFCSYQLSHKWMIVISVSTIVITSLFVYAREWLSLSFVLLIVFLIWENRLEWKRRYYKWWRFLWNRYTMQEHYRKQIEIDVPTNLRLLDLFRLFKRDTTYHIRVFDSVGNVYIVSEKDCLRDFFDRRDITASLGQMRSG
- the mreC gene encoding rod shape-determining protein MreC; the encoded protein is MFYKKRRLFIFMISLIIIVGLIGFSLRDRANLTMIEDFVHDTTGWASGVINKPITFVTGVANNIKEIRNVYVENQQLKSSLDELRQLEYENQELGKEITELREVLNKTDSDFLDSFQSIQASIVARSKDQWFKQVTINKGTQDGVAPNMAVITGKGMIGKVQSSSPFTSTVLLLNGFDRSNRISVNVYQEESETDMSGFIVGYDDESELLMMELNENYQDLKEGQFVFSSGLGGVFPRGLEIGEIVEIRADRYELTSVAYVKPSADLSQLNHVIVIDRSMTTTDEQAEEEEGS
- the minC gene encoding septum site-determining protein MinC — translated: MAANKLIMIKGTRDGLTLSMNDRCSWEELLNELDHILTNKYMAADEPLITVKIELGNRYITDQQEQLLREIIRKHNKLVVDHIESNVILKQDALKWKDETDIKLYNKIIRSGQVLEVHGDLLLIGDVNPGGKVIATGNVFIIGSLRGIAHAGVNGNREAVIAASYMAPSQLRIAEVISRSPDKDTEGVPMECGFINANGEQIVMDRINAIAKSRPELNAFERRVMNG
- the mreD gene encoding rod shape-determining protein MreD, with product MKRMIPYLIALICFLLVILEGIVSLMDLPLVKEDWLVVSHFLFVFLIFVTIFFEKENTFYAITLSIVFSFIIDIIYTDVIGVYVFAYTVILYGVRILMKMLQSNLIIALLMTVIAVTATDILIFFLYNIIQVHDLSWHEYWRYRLIPTVLWNVITGAVMYALLAKRLTRWSVIKFERSDR
- a CDS encoding ribonuclease E/G; translated protein: MKKIHFTTRLTEKVGLLFEDNACMDIFIDRPRIQEATLQTIFAGKVRNVDESIEAAFIDIGVDKVGFLPKSEVPWVKKDEKLSSYLTEGASLIVQITKEAYQDKGPRLTANITIQGQYLVYLPKGNYIASSKKLPEEAAVEWKALVSPSLDNVEGAILRTEIMEAAEEDILQELTNRRVQWNDLKRLADKVKAPALLWRDPLVPNQMLHYYQSQAITEISFDDPRSLENMKQQFPHLATVMTLRKDPHNISGKHIDRWLTEAIQPQVDKQDGISLIVEETEALTVIDINSSRFSSRQNKQATIFKINQRAARYCVEEIRKRNLSGIIVIDFLKMNRKQEVQIIKEMTAMLQSDPVRTEVYGFTKLGLLEMTRKRARTGLLQLLTNHTVTTDNLTAGTYVYQLEREVYGFNRRVEGLVVACQPEVYRMLQERPFRDTDPLTLELYVYIDNAITGYQIIRSGSKEIVELFIAEHKDLDIDKIY
- the rplU gene encoding 50S ribosomal protein L21 — protein: MYAIIETGGKQVKVEEGQVIYVEKLAADAGESVTFDKVLAVGGEDAKFGTPFVDGASVTAKVEKQGRQKKITVFKYKPKKNYSRKQGHRQPYTKLTIEKINA
- a CDS encoding M23 family metallopeptidase, with amino-acid sequence MKNNDLSKIRQNINRRKETKKKIPNAKGMPLKEFQYLSQSQMEDEERHGFSPSFSGYQRQSEASPFMKRFLIRSLIATILFFMMVLSVGNESKWLEQPQSWINYAMNEEFPFATVNAWYQARFGAPFAMETDLGTEATAEPAALPVSGQVSQTFQENGEGILISSKEETEVVAVDAGTVLFAGNDRETGKTVIIQHADNSKSIYGHLTNINVHSYQSIRSNQQIGSYQPTEAQEAMYFAIEKDQQYLDPIQVIQVDEQP
- a CDS encoding ribosomal-processing cysteine protease Prp, which gives rise to MIKVTIVREHSHIKSFCLTGHADSGPEGHDLVCAAVSGISFGAVNAVFALCEIELNIDQAGDEGGYLKVTVPDINDRSLSEKVSLLLEGMVVSLQTVERDYGQYISISEK